From Danio rerio strain Tuebingen ecotype United States chromosome 2, GRCz12tu, whole genome shotgun sequence:
tggcgtagaatagtgcataagtatgcgatttaaGACGCAGCTCATGTAATTCAGGGGTCACCAGCCCTGTTCCCGGAAAGCTATCTTCCTGAGGTTTCAGCtgcaaccctgattaaacacacctgtctgtaattatcaagtgctgcttcaggtcataattaattggttcaggtgtgtttgatcaggtttggagctgaattctgcaggaaggtagttCTCCAGGAAAAGGGTTGGTAACCGCTAATGTAACTTAATAATACATTATGCACATACGGTACTTGCTTGGAATTctgactgtttttatattgttttattgtgcTTTTCTACAAAGTCAAGGAATTAAGCTGCATCTGAAAACTTACCTCTGCCTCTTCCAGAGCAGATTGAATCTCACTTTTTTCTTGCTCCAACTGTTTCCTCATTTTCTCCAGCTCATGGATGCTCTTTCCTCCCTCACCAAGTTGCTCGGTGAGATCAGAAATCTCCTCTGAAAAGAACATCGCATTTAacacactgatttttttttctccaatcctaaaatttaaaatgaatgtcTGTACTGCACTATAAGCTTCCTCCACCCCATCATTGTAAACACAGTATAAAGTCTTCTGCTGTCTGCCTCATGTATCTATTTTAGTTGATTTAGAAAAACACAGTGTTTTTGTGTTGGTAATCTTTTTATTCACCTTGgagatttttattttctctcttcaTGGTCTCCAGGTGATCTAAAGCTTCCTCATAGGAGTTCTTCAGCTTGAAAAGTTCAGTGCTAAGACATCTTGCTTCTTTCTGAGAGCTCTCTAACTCGGCTTGCGACTCTTCAAACTTCTGCTTCCACTCAGACAGTACCTGTGTTTTTTATGTAAGCAAATTTTAGTATTAGAGGTATTTAGAAACTACGGTTATGGCTAATATAGGAACTATGTTTGATTACCTTATCAAAGTTTCTTTGCTTTTTGTCTAAGGCTGCAGCAGCCGCATTAGACCTCTCCAGGTCCACCATAAGATCTTcaatctcattttggagtctgtgTTTGGTCTTTTCAAGAGATGAACACTTTGCATTTACTGCTTCAACAGCTTCTTCGGTTTCCTGTAAGCGTTGAGCCAGTTTCTTTCTGTTATAGaaaattaaagaagatttttgggGAAGATACTTTTTTAGTGCACACCTACACGAAAATGATTGACgtgttattatagtgttaccttCTGTTTAGGGAAGCTTGGCCTACTAACAGAAAAACTTTTTGTTCGTCTtacatttgaaaataaacataacacaaacaaaaaGCTTCTCTGTCAGTAGAGAAGTTAAACCTTAAAGAAGAATTTGTATGAAATATTTTATAGAAACAGATCTTACTTGGCTTCCTCCAGTTCTTCAGTTCTCTGGATGGCATCAGTTTCGTACTTGGTTCTCCACTGTGCCACCTCAGAATTAGCTTTGGACATGCCTCGCTGTAGCTCTGCTTTAGCTTCCTGCTCCTCCTCATACTGCTCTCTAAGCAGATCTGTGTCATGACGGGCTGACTGTACAGCATGGGCGAGAGCGCTTTTTGCCTGGAGGAGGTTGCATAATTATTTAACAGACCAAAAAAATGAtggcaaataattaaaaaagaattttaaacTCAATTCACACCTTTGTTTCCTCCTCCAGTTGTCTTTTAAGATCTTCAATTTGCTGAGTGTAAGACATCTTGCTTCTGGTTAGCTGGGAGACAAGAGAGTCCTTTTCCTCCAGCTGTCTTGAAAGTTCACCTAAACGTATGATCATGTATTTTATCATTGTTGGAGGTCTGTTGCtcaaataatttaattgaatgttATTTACTAATCTTACCATTTTCAGATTGTAGTTTAGATTTCTGCATTGTGAAGTCATTAATGCAGCGCTGACCTTCctcatattttgttttatattcattcatttggtcTTCTAAAGATCTGGTCATCTTCTCAAGATTTGCCTGTACAAGGTAAACAGTTTGGCTAAGAATTACTTTTTAGCTGAGAAAAGcaacattcatttttctttatgaGTGTTTGTATTTACAATACCTTTGTCTTTACAACATGTTCCATGTTTGAGACTACATCATCCAACTCCAGCCTAAGTTCACTTTTCTCCTTCTCCAGTTTTTGCTTGACCCTCTGCAGATTGTCTATCTGCTCTCCAAGTTCAGCCACACTGTCGGCTTGTTTTTTCCTGAGTGTGGCGGCAGTGGCCTCATGCTGCAGAGTGGCCTCTTCAAGGTCTCTGCGGAGCTTCTGAAACTCTGCCTCTCGTTTCTTATTCATCTCAATCTGAGCAGCTGTAGCTCCTCCAGCCTCCTCCAGTCTCTCGCTGATCTCCTCCAGCTCTCTGGctaaatctgctctctgtttcTCCACTTTGGCTCTAGCAGCTCTTTCTGCCTCAAgctcttcctccagctcctcaatACGTGCCTAGTAATGACAATATGCCAGGGTTGACTCATTTCAAATTTCAATGTTAATATgcactatttttttaaattgttacctGAAGTTCCTTCAGTTTTTTCTGCAGCTGAATGCAAATAGTTTGTTCGTCTTCGATTTTCCCATTGAGCTGACTGATTTCAAAGTCTTTCCTATAAATAGAAATGGGTGTTTATAATTGTAAAGTTCTTGGTGATGAACAAACAGATCGGACTGTGAAAGATTGGGAGTTTTTGCCTTACTTTTTTAGACGCTCCTCTAACTGCTGCTTGTCATTTTCCAGGTCCATTAGGCTTTCCTGGGTTAATTTCAAGTCTCCTTCTAGTTTCCTCTTGGCTCTTTCTAGATCCATGCGGAGCTTCTTTTCTTGCTCAAGAGATCCTTCCAGCTGATATaagtaatttaaaaatgattgattGCTTATTTAATATGCCTGTTTGTTTTATGCAATTTGCTTGCTGGAATATTAAAACAGAATTTtctacactataaaaatgctgggttgtcgtaAGCCAACAATGAGCTTCTCCATATATGACCCAAGGCTGGGTTACAATAACCAAGCAATTtttagagtgtgtatgtatggtAGGGGTAAATTGTAAAACTCACATCATCTACTTGTTGCTCTAGCTTTGCTTTTGCCTTGGTGAGGGTGTTGACTTTGTCCTCCTCACTCTGCAGGTCATCCAGTGTCTGCTGATGAGCTTCTTGCAAGGCTTTCTTCTCTTTGGTCAGCTTTGCGATTATGTCGTCCAAAGCTGCCATTTCTTCTGTCAGGTTCTTTACCTGTAAAAGAACATGCATACTAAGGATGTTTTTACACTTGTACGGTTGATCTCTTGTTTGTTTGGTCCAGACAAAAAAGGGAAATATTACATTTAGTCCCCATTCATTTAGCATTCACACTGACATCTTTAAGACCAAATTTGAAGATAAAGAAATCCGTTTATAGCACAGAACTTAACATACATCCAAAACAATGCCATGTGATGGGCTAAATTTGCAATAATTTGTACATCTAAGAGCTTGTATAAAAAGGCAAACCAGACCTTGTTCTCAGTAGCATGCTTCTCTTTCTCGACTTTAGCCAGAGTGAGCTCCAGATCATCAATATCCTTCTTCAGCTCAGAGCATTCGTCCTCCAGCTTTCTCTTCTTAGCTGTCAGCTCTGCATTCATCTCCTCCTCATCCTCAAGTCGCTCGGTGAGCTCTTTGGCTTTAGCCTCAAGCTGAATCTTGTTTTTGATGAGCTGGTCACATCGTTCCTCTGCATCACAGAGATTGTCTTGCTCCTGTTTTTAAACATATGTAAAATTACAGTGATTTCTATACTACACACTCATGTACCTACATGTGTTGCAAATATTAACTGACCGCTTGAACTTGAAGTTGTAGGTCATTCTTCTCTTGGAGAAGAGACACCATTTTTTCTTCTAGCTCTTTCCTTCTCGCTTCGGATTTAGCATAAGCCTCTTTGAGCTTGGCAAATTCATCTTTCATATTTGCCATCTCTTTCTCTGCTTCTGCTGACTTGAGAAGAGGTTTTATCTTGAAGAAAAGCTTCATCCAGGGCCAATTTTTCACCCCCATGAAGGCACGGACATTCCACTGGATAACCAGTAGGGCATCCCTATGAAGAGGTTACATTTTTTTCATCATCCAAGGTCAACAGCAAGCAAATTATGGAAATGTAAGGTAATATGGAATATGCAGGATCCTTGCCTTCTTTCAACTATCTTTTGGAACTCAACCCTTGCAAGAAGTCCTCTGGATCTTGCCTGAATTCCAGAAATAATTAGAGATAGTCTGTCATCTCTCATTTCTTCAAGCTGACCGAGTAAACCAGCCTTGAAGAACACCTAGGTAGAATTCATTATAGAAACAAACATTTACTTACAGAACTACATTAGCATTGCTATATGTGCAGTAATGTAATTTAATCCATACAAAATAACCTTTGTGTGTCCAAATTTATATTGATTGTGATCAATATCCAGTGAACCCAACAGTTTCTCTGCTCCTTTCCTGCTGTCTATGAACTGACCTTCAGGTATGGCTGCAGGATTTAGGATTCGGTAcctgtaattaagtacataaaaTATCTAAGAATGGAAAGTGTTGCTGTAAATTCAGGTAAAGTGTTACAGAACCAATATTAATTACCTCTGTTTGAAGTCCCCATAGAGGATTCTGTTGGGGAAGCCCTTCCTGCAAATCCTGATGCCCTCCAGCACACCATTACAGCGCAGCTGATGCATGACCAAAGGATTCTCCATTGCACCAGGAGTCTTTGTCTCATTAGGAATGATGCAGCGCACAAAATGAGGGTGAGTTGACCTTAGGTTTGTCATTAACTTATTTAAGTTTTCCTGTAGGGAGAAATGTACGTGGAATTTAAGACCAAAGAGATTAAGAACTATTTTCAGtttcctacatttttttttaaacatgtccaCAACAGTTACAATTACCCTGTGGAGTGCAGACACAGTCTGGAAGGAGGAGCCCTTCTTCTTACTTCCACCTCCTTTACCTCCCTTACCATTATCTTGAGATGGTCAAAATATAAGAGATTAATTACTTAAATCTTGTAACACTTAAATCACTTGTGATTGCATATGAGATTCTATTGTGCCAGCGTGGCTAATTTAGCTTGGACATACCTGATTCTGTCCCTGCATAGTTAGCAAAGAGCATTGACAGAAGTTTGACTGTAGACTTTTGAAAGAGTCCCACCACAGTCTCATTTAATGGGTCTTTGTTCTTCACCAGCCAGTTGTTGATATTATAGTCAACTGTACCAGCATAGTGGACCAGAGAAAAATGAGACTCTGGCTTCCCTTTGATTGCTCTTGGTTTCTGGAAGTTATTTGATTTCCCAAGATGGTTGTCATAAAGCTTTGCTTTAAAGGTTGAATCACTTGCTTTGGGAAACATGCACTCCTCTTCAAGGATGGACATGATGCCCATAGGCTGAAACAATCAGGTGTGATAGTGAAAAGTAAGTATAGTATGTAAAGTATATACTGTATCACTTAATTTAATGTTCATAATGCGTCAGAATGACACAAATTGGTGACTCACTTTCTCAATGAGATCGATGCAGGCCTGCAAGTCCATGCCAAAGTCAATAAACTCCCATTCAATCCCTTCTTTCTTGTACTCCTCTTGTTCCAGCACAAACATGTGGTGGTTGAAAAACTGTTGCAGTTTCTCATTGGTAAAGTTGATGCAGAGTTGCTCAAAGGTGTTAAACTGTAGTTTTGAAATTGAAAGAGTCAGTTAAGCGACTcaattatatgcatttttaagCATGATTTCATAAGGATCTATCCAGGAAGACTTACATCAAAGATCTCAAAGCCAGCAATGTCCAGCACTCCAATGAAGTATTGGCGTGGTTGTTTGGTGTCTAGAGACTGATTGATTCTTACAACCATCCAAAGGAACATCTTTTCATACACTGACTTGGCTAGTGCACCAATAGCGTAGTACACCTGAGCACAGAGAAGCAGTTATCTGGTATGCCACTACGTGAATCATTAAACCATTTTGGTAACAACACTCCAACTCACCTGCTGGACATTTTGTCCTTTGGTGACCCACTCATTTCCTACTTTGACTCTTGGGTGGCACAGACCCTTGATAAGGTCAGCAGAGTTTAGGCCCATCAGATATGCGACTTTGTCTCCATCTATGAAATAGATCAGATTTATCTATTTGGAGGGAATGTAATATTATGGACTAAATGATATTGCCTTTAGCTTGCTTCTTTAGGAATTATACTCTATTCACCTTCAGTTCCATCAGCCTCTGCTTGCTCCTCCCTCTGCTTCTGTTTGAACTTCATATTGCCAAAGTGCATAATGGCTCCAATCAATTTATAGATGCCATTTTTCTCCTCCTGAGTGAAGCCTAGTACATCAAACGCTTCCTAAAGTTTACAGAATAAGAGATGTGATTTGAGACCTTGCAGAGAGAGGAAGACAAAGATGTCATGTAATTAATTCTTACATCAGTGGCAAGCAATTCTTCACCATCATTAATTGAAGCTACGGTTGTTTCTCCTTGGGAGATGTAAGCGTAGTCATAGGGGTTGTTGGTGATGAGCAGCATCTCTGTTTCAAGGGGAAAAAATTTTTCAGTTTGTTGTTTAATGCTAATACCGAAAAAGGTTCTTGAATACAGAATATCCAATGCATCTCACCCAGCAGCTCAGGTTTCCGCTGAGAGAGGATTTGGTAGAAAATATGATAGTCCCTTTCAGCTTTAAGCTGAAAAGTCACCCTTGACTTCTCCAGAAGATCTGatgtatttacaaaaacaaaaatgttcatttttgattcTCAGTATTACCAGATAGAGTCTGGATGTTTAAATCAAATGAATTCTCACATGTTTCAATGTCAGCTGATGCCAACTTTCCACTGGCACCAAAATGAATTCGGATGAAttttcccttaaaaaaaaaagatcaaaaataATCTTGAGAAATAGTGATAAATTAAAAATTGCATAAATTCAAAATACGTCAGTAAGGCTTATAAATAACTAATGGCTAAAATGTTTCATAAGATACTTATTACCTTTATTCAGTTAACTTTAACTTCTGACATTATTCTGGCATTATTTTCTGACTTAAATGTACAACTTACACCatgattgtatatatatttttggatttactttattttttctgtattgtattattaatattatgcaaacaaatatacaaattatttgAAGCAAATCATGTACAAAAAGAAAAGCTGTATGATtgtaccaaaaaacaaaaaaattatgactCATGTTGCAGTCTGCAATCTGCCAGTTCATGCATTCTTAAATCATTTTGGTTTATCCAGCAGAGGGTGTTCTCACACTATGTATCTGATAGAGCTGTGACATGCATCCTGTTGCATTACTATTTACAGATTGTGTTCACTAACAGTTTAACATGAAATGTAGACGCTTACAAATCTTGAGGAGTTGTCATTTCTGATGGTCTTTGCATTGCCAAAAGCTTCCAAAGCAGGGTTAGCCTGGATGATTTGATCCTCCAGGGTTCcctttaataaaaagtaaatgctTTAGTGTGGTgtaatatagtttttatttttcattataatgATCGCAGAAGCATATGACACTTACCTTTTTTTCTGCCCCTTCTTTCTTTGCTGAGCCACCAGCTGCAATACTTGCAAAATACTGAATGACTCTCTTTGTGTTCACAGTCTTTCCTGCACCCGATTCTCCACTAcagtaacataaaacaataacTTGATTTTTAAAGGGAAAGTCCAATCAAAAATAAAAGTGGTTCAAACCctttatgaactttttttttgacccaatgaaaatattttgaagatttTCAGGAAAATTGTCACCACTGCCACGCCTAGTAGGTGGAAAATACTATGGACATCAATgcgtttcaaacattcttcaaaatatatattttggtgtTAATTAGAAGAAAAAACTTGGACAGGATTGCAACAATGGAGAGCGAGTGGATGAGAACAGAATTTAAATTTGTGTGTTAACTGTCCTGTTAAAAAACACATAAAGTACTTAAGCAACCAAGAAATTgcttaaaaaggaaaaaaattttaCTTACGTGATCAGAATTGACTGATTTTCCCTGTCTGAAATAGAAAATACTGCAATGTTACTAATTCTtgagttattattttaattttcatgCCTTCTGGATTATTAGTCTTTCACCAGAGAAATACTGATCCAGAGATTTGTCAGTCACAACACATTCtactttttttttaccctttATGAGATATATTGCCTGATTTGATTAATGCTTTCAGGTAAAAGAGAGGTGCTCTCGAATTTGCTAAGCAGAACAGATTTGAGGATTTGTTTCGTACCTGTTAGCATGTACTGATAGGCGTTATCAGAGATGGAAAAGATGTGGGGAGGAGCTTCACTCCTCTTTTTCCCTCTATAGGCTACAACCACCTCCTGATTGTACACCGGCAGCCACTTGTAGGGGTTGACAGTGACACAAAACAGTCCTGAGTAGGTCTGTGGGAAAGGACAAATGCAGTTCAGTAATTGAAGCTAATTGGGATGCGATTTTCAAGGGACAACGAATCATTCTCCTCTTACATAGATCATCCATGCTGCATAGCGCTCTTTGAGGTTGAACAGCACGGCTGGCTCATGAAGGAAGGTGAACATTGCCATGTCTTCAATTTTATCAAACTTTGGAGGGTTCTGGGGGTGAATGTCAGCTTCCTTTACAGTTACAGTCTGGGAGAAAAACAGAAAgattgtaattattaaaataacactttaaagtAAAGTGGCATCAAATGAGTTATTGTGcacaatattttaaaagaattccAAAACAAATTATACAGAAGCTAACATTTTAATGGCGGCgctatggctcagtggttagcactgtcgcctcacagcaaaaaggtcactggtttgagtcccggctgagttagtttgtttgttctccccgtgtttgtgtgctccggtttccctcacagttcaaagacatgcagtataggtgaactgaataagataaattgcccgtagtgtagatgtgtgaataagtgtgtatgagtgttttccagtactgggttgcagttggaagggcatctgctgcataaaacctgtgctgaataagtttgcagttcattccgctgtggtgaccgctgataaataagagactaagccgaaggacaacaaatgaataacattttaataCTAAAGACCTAATGCACTTATGCACAAATTCCTCATAGTGCTCATAATGTTTCAGTGACCAATTTTAAAAGGTGTAATTAAAATTTCCAACCCTTTAAAGCGGCAAAATGATTAATTAGTCAAGCCTACCTTTCTTTTCTCAGTCTGTACAGTGACTTTGTCACCTTCACGACTGACGATTGAAGCTTTTACATACTCTTCATCTGGATCAGGCACAAAACACTCCTTTTTCATATCAAAGGGACGGGTTTGTGCTTCCAGACGCTCTCGATCTGACTTTCGCAGGTAAGAAGCTGCTGCTCCAAACTCTGCCATCTGAGCGTCCCCCATGATTGCCTTGTCTGGAGATGATGAAGTTGGTTAAGTGAGTTAAAACTTGCAAGTATTGCCCACAATTGCATAAAAACCAGCTTTAAAATATAACTATGGCTTAATtcctaaatacaaaaaataagtgtGATTTATACCTGATGTGCACCAAGTGCGGAGGCAGAAGaacctgttaaaaaaataataataattatctgtCACTAAAAATCAATTGATGctatttaaagaaataaacaaagcaaaagttttttaaaagtcatttatgacatttcagcaaaaaaaaaaaaaaaaaaaaaaaatcctttactcTTAAATCTAACTTCACCATGCAGTTTTGCTCAAATCTTACCCTCAGATGAAACGTCCGACTTGTCTGAACACCAACCATGAGATCACTTTATAAAGGAAGTCACCCTCCCAAATTTGGGGAAGGCATCCCAGAAGGCCGGAATGCTATTGCCTATTGCGTCTGACCACTATTAAGGTGCAGCAAATGTAGTTAGGGGTATTAGCGAGAAACAAGAACCTGCTAGTTGAGTTAAGTCTTATCTTTGTAGAGATTTGTTAGCTCTCCATTTTAGGTTCTCTGATAGCGGAGGGCTAATTTAGTTCAGAGACAGGGGGAAGAGATAAGTGGTTTGTACTTAAATGAAACGTGAATGATAAAAGCCAGACCAAATTGTTAATGTACATTCAAGAATATGCATCTAAGGTGGACATTGCTATAAAACCTTGGACAAAAGAGTGAGATATATATAGATTTATTCCATTTGTGTGTTCTTGTGGTAAGCCGTCACTGCATTACTTTAATGCCCTGTGAGGGTTTAACAGACAACAAAGGGATTCAGATTCTGGACGTCTTAGCAAACTTTAGATGGAATTCTATATTTGTCATCTGGCATTGTTTAGAATACTCAGGAGATGGTATCTTATTTCAGTAAAGTGATAGGTTTGAACTGCATGCCTCATGCGCTCTCAATTACCCAGAGAGCTTAAGGAGGGTTAATATGCGACGTTGTGTTTTTTTGTCATCATAACCCAGTCTTTGCAGAGACGCAAACAACAAAATCAGATGCCCTCTGAGTCTGCATCTATATTAAGCATCTTAGCCTGCGAGATTAACCAGGCGGCAAGTGTCGAACAGCACACACAGTGGTTTACCACAGGTGCCATTCTTCAGATTGAGTCAAAGAGGATAAtgataatacaatacaaaaatgtcTATCTAGACTTGTTTACTGCATGGGAAATGCTAACGCTTTTTTGTTGTGCCATTCTTTATTTTTGAGAACAGCAATTCACAAGTGTGTAACCCATATTGTTGACAACCCATTGTTTCTTTGAGGACAAAGATAACCCTGTCAAATTCCTGCAGAGTGAATCTCACTGATTGAGGAGCGAGACCACATCATACTAGGAGCCTTACTGGATGTCTCTAACTGGGATCAAATATAATCTGCGACCTGGCCATTATAGGTGTCTTAGCTCATAAATAAAACCAAGTGACAGCTATACACAGACCCATCAGTATGTTATGGTATGCTAAAATTCTTGTAATGGTATATAGGCTTATACTCATATTAAGTCCACGTTTTAAAATGCACATGTTGGTGTTTCCATGCCTGTGTCCTTGGAATTTGCTGCAACTGTGAGTGATGAAACGAACACTAATCCTTAGGCCTCATGGGGAGACATTCTGCTCATGTAGGACAAATGTATGCAGACAGGAAGATTGAAATGGTGTTTAAAGGCATGGAAGACAGCACATTATCATAATATtgtcagtttttttaaatattgtataagtaatttctgtttaatgcttTCTATCCATCCTGTTTTAGAATATATTTAAGATTGAATAGAATTGTATACGTGCAATTGGCAGACGTTAATGAAAGGTGAGTACCCTTTGCAATTACCGCACAGGAAGGGTCAACAGATAAACATGGAGTTAAGTGCTTATGACAAGTGATAAGACTGTTCTGTTCTGACACCCAGCCACATCTTTTCAACGATGACTGGCGTCAAAGTGCAAAAGGAAGTGAGAAATGCCAAGCCATCGCTAAAGGACTCTGGAAAGATAACGATGACCTCTCTAAGTTAGAGCAGCATTAAATACATCACTCCGACTTgtgctcacattcattttgttctCACTGGTCATCAAATTAGATCACATTATCCATGAATGTTAAACTGCAGCATAACAGCTGGCTGCTTAATTACACTTGATAAGGCCTGTACTGTATCTCCACACTGTATACTGTTACCCGTTTTATAATTTAATGGcttactatgttttcagaatttaGGACACATGGCCTAGAAGAAACATTTTGCCAAATCTACCAATGGTCAGTGACTTATCTCCTACAAATATGTTTAGTCAGCCAGGAAAATGTAAGTAattgaaatgtttattattaataaaaatatatttacaaactgattttaaaaaattattattttatttatttaaattaataatttttttaaatattaattggaGCAACATTAAAAGTAAAGCTATATTTGGTAATAAACACATTTTGGGAGCGAATTAAGcagaaacttttttcttttttactccttattttaaaactgaatatgtgtagtttgtttaaatgttgcatgttttatatatgcatgtatatatgtgtgtgtctgtgtgtgtgtgtgtgtgtgtgtgtgtgtgtgtgtgtgtgtgtgtgtgtgtgtgtgtgtgtgtgtgtatatatatatatatatatatatatatatatatatatatatatatatatatatatgcttttgcATTATGGAACCTTTATCTTTCTACCAACAACTTTGAACCTTAAAGTTTAACTTTTAACAaacaagtgacttttattaacattagattaaagtgatatattttctgggttagtgttgtatattatgcaGCAAAAATCACGTAATAAACTgcctttttaccttttttttggtgttttacagacttaattctctatatattatttcttatacattatttcatttattcattttcttttcagcttagtttctttaataatctggggtcgccacagcggaaagaaccacgaacttatccagcataaattttaggcagcagatgcccttccagctgcaatccatctctgggaaacatccatgcacactcattcacacacatacactatggaaaatttagcttacccaattcacctatactgcatgtatttggact
This genomic window contains:
- the myh7 gene encoding myosin-7, with protein sequence MGDAQMAEFGAAASYLRKSDRERLEAQTRPFDMKKECFVPDPDEEYVKASIVSREGDKVTVQTEKRKTVTVKEADIHPQNPPKFDKIEDMAMFTFLHEPAVLFNLKERYAAWMIYTYSGLFCVTVNPYKWLPVYNQEVVVAYRGKKRSEAPPHIFSISDNAYQYMLTDRENQSILITGESGAGKTVNTKRVIQYFASIAAGGSAKKEGAEKKGTLEDQIIQANPALEAFGNAKTIRNDNSSRFGKFIRIHFGASGKLASADIETYLLEKSRVTFQLKAERDYHIFYQILSQRKPELLEMLLITNNPYDYAYISQGETTVASINDGEELLATDEAFDVLGFTQEEKNGIYKLIGAIMHFGNMKFKQKQREEQAEADGTEDGDKVAYLMGLNSADLIKGLCHPRVKVGNEWVTKGQNVQQVYYAIGALAKSVYEKMFLWMVVRINQSLDTKQPRQYFIGVLDIAGFEIFDFNTFEQLCINFTNEKLQQFFNHHMFVLEQEEYKKEGIEWEFIDFGMDLQACIDLIEKPMGIMSILEEECMFPKASDSTFKAKLYDNHLGKSNNFQKPRAIKGKPESHFSLVHYAGTVDYNINNWLVKNKDPLNETVVGLFQKSTVKLLSMLFANYAGTESDNGKGGKGGGSKKKGSSFQTVSALHRENLNKLMTNLRSTHPHFVRCIIPNETKTPGAMENPLVMHQLRCNGVLEGIRICRKGFPNRILYGDFKQRYRILNPAAIPEGQFIDSRKGAEKLLGSLDIDHNQYKFGHTKVFFKAGLLGQLEEMRDDRLSLIISGIQARSRGLLARVEFQKIVERRDALLVIQWNVRAFMGVKNWPWMKLFFKIKPLLKSAEAEKEMANMKDEFAKLKEAYAKSEARRKELEEKMVSLLQEKNDLQLQVQAEQDNLCDAEERCDQLIKNKIQLEAKAKELTERLEDEEEMNAELTAKKRKLEDECSELKKDIDDLELTLAKVEKEKHATENKVKNLTEEMAALDDIIAKLTKEKKALQEAHQQTLDDLQSEEDKVNTLTKAKAKLEQQVDDLEGSLEQEKKLRMDLERAKRKLEGDLKLTQESLMDLENDKQQLEERLKKKDFEISQLNGKIEDEQTICIQLQKKLKELQARIEELEEELEAERAARAKVEKQRADLARELEEISERLEEAGGATAAQIEMNKKREAEFQKLRRDLEEATLQHEATAATLRKKQADSVAELGEQIDNLQRVKQKLEKEKSELRLELDDVVSNMEHVVKTKANLEKMTRSLEDQMNEYKTKYEEGQRCINDFTMQKSKLQSENGELSRQLEEKDSLVSQLTRSKMSYTQQIEDLKRQLEEETKAKSALAHAVQSARHDTDLLREQYEEEQEAKAELQRGMSKANSEVAQWRTKYETDAIQRTEELEEAKKKLAQRLQETEEAVEAVNAKCSSLEKTKHRLQNEIEDLMVDLERSNAAAAALDKKQRNFDKVLSEWKQKFEESQAELESSQKEARCLSTELFKLKNSYEEALDHLETMKRENKNLQEEISDLTEQLGEGGKSIHELEKMRKQLEQEKSEIQSALEEAEASLEHEEGKILRAQLEFSQIKADIERKLAEKDEEMEQSKRNLQRTIDTLQSSLESETRSRNEALRIKKKMEGDLNEMEIQLSQANRQAAEAQKQLKSVHAHMKDAQLQLDDSLRTNEDLKENTAIVERRNNLLQAELEELRAALEQTERGRKLAEQELLDTSERVQLLHSQNTSLLNQKKKLETDISQLQTEVEEAVQECRNAEEKAKKAITDAAMMAEELKKEQDTSAHLERMKKNMEQTIKDLQHRLDEAEQIAMKGGKKQVQKLEARVRELESEVESEQKKSSEAVKGIRKYERRIKELTYQTEEDRKNLARLQDLVDKLQLKVKAYKRAAEEAEEQANTNLSKFRKIQHELDEAEERADIAESQVNKLRAKSRDVSSKKGHDQE